Within Micromonospora narathiwatensis, the genomic segment GCGGACCCGGCCGACCGCGCGGGGTGGGTCAGGCGGTACGGGCGCGGCGGCCCGGCCGGTCCAGCTCGGCGGCCTCCTCCGGGGTGGGGGCGGTGCCGCCGAGGTGGGCCGGCTGCCACCACGTGTCGTCGGGGCCGGCGGGCTGCTCCGGGTACGCCCGCTGGGCCCGGTCGACCAGCGCGCCCAGCCGGCTGCGCAGTTCGGCCGTCATCGTGGTGGCGTCCGGGTACCCGGCCGGGTCCATCGGCTCGCCCACCAGGATGGTGATCGGGGTGTGCCGCCGGGTGAGGGTGCGCGGTCGGCCCTTGGTCCAGAGCCGCTGGGTGCCCCAGACGGCGACCGGCAGCAGCGGCACGGCCGCCTGCTGGGCCATCCGGGCGGCCCCGCTCTTGAGTTCCTTGACGGTGAAGGAGCGGCTGATGGTCGCCTCCGGGAAGACGCCGACCACCTCGCCGCTCCGCAGCGCCGTCACCGCGGTCTGGTACGAGCCGGCGCCGGCCGCCCGGTTCACCGGGATGTGCTTCATGCCCCGCATGAGCGGTCCGGAGACCTTGTGCCGGAAGACGGACTCCTTGGCCATGAACCGGACCAGCCGGTGGGACTCCTGCGCGCCGTATCCACAGAAGATGAAGTCCAGGTAGCTGACGTGGTTGCTGGCCAGCACCGCACCCCCGGTACGCGGCACATGTTGACTGCCCTCGATGGTCAGGCGCAGGTCGAGGACCCGGAACATCGTCTTGGCGGCGGCGATCACGGGCGGGTACACGAGCTCCGGCATCCGGCAACTTTACCCCGGGTAGGTTACGCGACCGTAGGGATGAGAGATCCGCCGACAGCCGCGCTCTGCCCTGCGGAGAACCGCTCGCCGGCCGGCCCGGGATCGGGGACCATGCCCGGATGACTCCACGTGCTGTCCTGCTCTGGATCCACGGTGGCGGCTGGCGGGCCCGGTACCACGAGGACGGCGCCGCGCTGGCGCCGCTCGGC encodes:
- a CDS encoding lysophospholipid acyltransferase family protein produces the protein MPELVYPPVIAAAKTMFRVLDLRLTIEGSQHVPRTGGAVLASNHVSYLDFIFCGYGAQESHRLVRFMAKESVFRHKVSGPLMRGMKHIPVNRAAGAGSYQTAVTALRSGEVVGVFPEATISRSFTVKELKSGAARMAQQAAVPLLPVAVWGTQRLWTKGRPRTLTRRHTPITILVGEPMDPAGYPDATTMTAELRSRLGALVDRAQRAYPEQPAGPDDTWWQPAHLGGTAPTPEEAAELDRPGRRARTA